In the genome of Oncorhynchus keta strain PuntledgeMale-10-30-2019 unplaced genomic scaffold, Oket_V2 Un_contig_5916_pilon_pilon, whole genome shotgun sequence, one region contains:
- the LOC127925607 gene encoding fatty acid binding protein 1-B.1-like has translation MSFSGKYQMESHDNFESFMEAVGLPDELIQEGKDIKSISEIEETGDHFKVTVTTGTKILTNSFTIGQETELESPTGEKVNSVVMREGNKLTAILNGIEYVTELTDANTLVNTMTLSGMSYKRTSKRM, from the exons ATGTCTTTCTCAGGGAAATACCAGATGGAGTCACATGACAACTTTGAGTCTTTCATGGAGGCTGTTG GTCTCCCTGATGAGCTTATCCAGGAGGGCAAAGACATCAAGAGCATCTCTGAGATTGAGGAGACTGGAGACCACTTCAAGGTGACTGTCACCACGGGGACAAAGATCCTCACCAACTCCTTCACCATTGGCCAGGAGACGGAGCTCGAGTCGCCGACCGGGGAGAAAGTCAAT tctgtGGTGATGAGGGAAGGTAACAAGCTGACGGCCATCCTGAATGGGATCGAATATGTCACAGAACTTACAGATGCAAACACCCTCGTCAAC ACAATGACTCTGTCTGGCATGTCATACAAGAGGACCAGCAAACGAATGTGA